The sequence below is a genomic window from Corythoichthys intestinalis isolate RoL2023-P3 chromosome 17, ASM3026506v1, whole genome shotgun sequence.
aattcgtccgagttttattcatttttttcttaatgcattgccaaaatgtatatgatcgggattggcagatactcaaactaaaacgatcgggatcggatcgggagcaaaaaaacatgatcggaacaaccctagactCAACCTTTCCAGTAAATCATGACTTTATAATCCATATTGCAAATTGCTGATTGTATGACTTACTCTGTTGAATGGACTTGACGCCCCTGAACATGGTGGCCGCAATGACAAACAAGCAGCCGGTCTGGTCGTACTGGACCTCACCCATAATACTGAAGGAAGCCCCTAGGCAGATGGGCATCATGGCTGTGTACTTAAGGATGTGATGCTGCTTGCCCAGGATCAAAGTGGAGATGGCCAGAGTGAAAAGCGGCGTGGTGGTGTAGATCATTTGCGCGAAGGACAGCTGGACGTAGTTCAGACCCATGTTGCCGAAAGCGATGCTGGCGCAAAACGTGAGGCTCAGTAGGAAGATTTTACATTTAGCCACGGGTGTCAAGTCCTGCTCCGCCACCCCCGTGCAGCTGATCACCCGTAGTTTAATCAAGCCGTAGTCCACCACGATGGCTGTCAGCATGTGCAGAGCAGACAGCAAGAGGGGGTACCTGAAGTTGTACACGGCAAAGATCCATTTGTTGAGGCTAGAGATGGTCGTGCCGGTTACTAGCCAAACAATGATCGCGGAAAGCAGGTGGAGCATCTCGGCGGGAGGTCGCCTCCCGTCTCCCGGTTGCGCGCTCGCCTTGTGCTTGGAGACGCCATCGGGGTGGATCATGATGGGATCATTGTGCTCGCTGTGGAGGAAGCAGGAATTgattaatgacaagaaaatcaaTAATGAAATTTCCTGTTACAATGTAATTTATCTCTACTAGaggtccaaaccatttgaagttcaaatggattcccAAAGagtcaaaattaaataaaaacattttgaaatagagcagaagtatttgcaccccttgtgattttgcaagttcgcccccttagaaaataggtagaggtctgaaatttcaatcatagatgcatttccacttataaggagataatcttaaaaaaagaagccggaactcacattgtatgattgttcaataatttatttgtaatttactggggttgataagtatttgtacccctgagaaaatcagtgctaattagagctgaaacgaatactcgagcaactcgagcaactcgagtaactcgagtttaaaaactgatccgagtaatttcattcacctcgaggaatcgtttaattttgccagctctaagcatcacgttttgcccggactacttttaatgcgggacaacgcgctgacatcacctgcgtagaggaagaagcaattaaaaaaaatttttttttttaaattaccgcagccgacagccgctacaaactacgccgaagtTGCTAAAAAACAGccatgatgctagtttggtagcaggtagtgtccgatgcgtctcatagatatcgcatgcatttaagactagatgcgaaatgccagactcggccgcgtctgggcagcgttagtaaacagccgccatctttaagcagtagacttctcatcgctaataaatataacgttactgtcactcgctaacTTAACGTTAGCCCATCGGAGGGCtgagtttctattgattatgaccactgtcaatgcgtggctaacgtgtcttacatacaggctttatttaatctgtaaaaacacagccctgtagagtgatgagggtgtaaaattaaaacataataaagctaactgtcagttttagctcagtagtcattactgaataaatctgctccaatacagcaggtatcatacatttattttgaacactgcaaaaactcaaaatcctaccagtacttacagtttagattaacttaaaacttaactaaaacttaaaaatagcttgacacaaatggaaattaaattgaaacacacgtagctttcaagtgatgtgtgttatcatgcgtaattacatttttaggtaagaaatatgttttttttttaataagatctagaagttttttgagtgaaagcagtgaattttttttttctagtcacatcttagatgcaattgttggctgttttcaacaatgtacatcgaaaataaagactttgattgactgaaaatggttcaatattggattaaatgtctttttttctcatgtatatttataattgctctttacctgaaaaatgttttatccgattactcgattaatcgatagaattttcagccgattactcaattactaaaatattcaatagctgcagccctagtgctaatatttagtgcagaagccgttGTTTCCGATTACAGTGGTCAGACGCGTTCTTTAGTTCTTAACCAGGTTtttacatatggaaacagggattttggctgtcaggtttggggctgtttcagctccatccaaatattttctattggattggggtctgtagactggctaggccactccagaaccttgatatgctttttacgcagccagcCTGCTCAGCTTGGCTATGTGCTTCAGATCATTGGCACGTTGGaggatccagccacgactcatcttcgaGTCTCTGACTGTGGGAAGGAAGttttacatttcaccattcatcctctgctttatacagtgcagtcgtcctgtccccattgccgaaaagcagccccaaagcatgacgtttccacccccatacttcacagtggggatggtgttcttgggaataTATCATTCTTCTTTCCCCTCCACACACGAcgtgtaaagtttgcaccaaaaagttctactttggtcccaTATGACTTTATCCCATGACCCTTCTGTAtccttcagatggtccctggcaaacttcacatATACTGGCTTCAACATGGGAACCTTCTTAGCAaaacatgatttcaaaccattgaaccgtagtgttctactgacagtagcgtTTGAAACTGTACATCCAGCTCTGTTCAGGTCATTGAGCAGCTCCTGTCATGTAGTAGTAGGCTGAGCAGTCACTTTTCTCAACATGAGTGATGCCCTACGAGGAGAGGTTTAACATGGAGCCCCAgcccgaggtagattatcagtcatgtttagtctttaccattttctaacaattgctgcaactgttgatttatgctcaccaagctgctttccaattctcccatagccttttccagctttgtggagctcaacaattttttctctggtgtcttttgtACGCTCTcccgtcttgcccatggtagcaattGGATTCTGACTGACTGTTGGGTGCACAGATGACAATCTTGAGCTGAAACGGGTGatggtgggtggttactcatggggtaaaggtggactttaatTAAGGTAGCTTGACAACTCTTGAGTGTCATAAGTATTGTTGAttttcaggggtacaaatacttatgaactccagtaaattacaaataaattatttaaaaaaaaaaaaaaatacaatggtgTGTtctggattttctttttcatagatTACGTGTCTAAGTGGAAATGCAACTAtggttgaaatttcagacctctatacaatatatattttttctaatttcaTAATGTCATTTCTCAGCACAATGAATTGTATTCTATCAATCAAATACATAAGGTGGAGTCAGTTAAGTGATTGGCTGGATCGTGGAGTCTGGTTAGCTACGTTAGCATTTGAAGATTGGATGATCTGCCTGAGGCCAAAtcactttttgattgacagcgaaatgagcgaatcagcgatcttgtcgtattaacatctgtgggaggcatttttcaattttcattctgtCGTTCTGAATTCAACCGGACACTTATTATGGTCATCCTAGCGGTGCTTGCTATGTTAAAAACGATGAGCAAAAAGTCAAGCTAATTTGTAGGGGTTTTTTTCTACTGTAGCTGCTAGCGTTTGGAGACCTGACTTCTGGCActttagtttctttccctactgtacagcgggtgccgctgagcaaagcaaagcactcacaggcggatacactttgagcttcccctcattgaaagaccagcatccgccaTTGGTTGCtagtaaaagtccactttcttgtgAGCCACCTCATGTGTTAATACGGGGGCCTGCCAATTTGCTTTTGGAATAACAAGTGTATGTGTTGGAAGGTCGAGGCAGATCTTGGCACTAGAGGACATTTGTCCTGGCCGGCCAGCTTTTAATTGTTCTTTTCTTAATAAATGTTTTCCGGTGGTGATTGCTTTCTTTTCGTTGCTGAATTGTGTGTCATCTCCTAATCATTAAGAAAATTAATGaaaagaggggggaaaaaacttgtttttttaaatctgggCTTTTTCCCCGTCTCTTGCGCCTCTCCCCACGTGCTTCTATTTTGATGACGTAGCCCGTTGCGTAACACCCGCCTGGGCAATAATCTACTGTATTACACCAGCAAAAAAGACGAGAAATATTGATGTAATCGAATTCTGCTTTTGACTCACCACAACGTAAATAATCATGGATGACGCATAGGGAGGAATGTCAACAGTCGCGATATGAATAGCCACGGCATAATATTGATATTTCAACAGTGGCTTATTGGCAAACATCAGTTGGCTCCTACGCGCTACTCGAAGGCGAACCTTTTCATTCAACGAGGTTTCGCACTGCTTCAAATTAACGCAACACCGCGTGTTAAACATTATATTTAGATTTTGTAAATGATATAGCAGTAGTCTGTTTACGTGAAAATTGAAACGCTTACCTTATTTGACCTTTTCAAGGATTCGGGCTCCCCTGGCTTGTGTTGTTATGCTAACGGACTCGTGGCTAGCTAGCGGtctgtcaaaaacaggcaagcctTTCACTTCCGCGTTTGTGACGTCGACGACACGTCATTGGCGTTCCAGCGTGTTTTTATCACAAGATTCGCTTGATATTTTTCACCTTAGCGACCACCTTGAGAGAAAAGGCGAGACAGCAGTTCAGTCTCAACGCGTCAGGATGTACTTAAAATGGTCAacggatttttttcccttttcttaAAGGGCCAGCGCACTATTTTgaaactagggtgaccatattttgatttccaaaaaagaggacactcagcctggccttaagatacttgaattttactcgaagttcactcaaaatgcctgtatcactttaatatatttaaagtgtgccccctcactctggttggaaaatgcattttgaaaaaaaaaaaaaaatgtatatatatatatatatatatatatatatatatatatatatatatatatatatatattagggctgtcaaaattatcgcgttaacgcgcggtaattaaaaaaaaaaatcacgttaaaatatttgacgaaattaatgcacatgtcccactcagacagtattctgccttttggtaagttttacagcaaggtttttttgtgctgtctaacagcgaactcttgtggtcgctttgctttcttgccagttcaatatggctgcacgacgtcacgggctgacgcctacgttgtaatgttgtgcttatatgatccttggacaagatttgtccgtaagtatgg
It includes:
- the slc35e4 gene encoding solute carrier family 35 member E4, which gives rise to MIHPDGVSKHKASAQPGDGRRPPAEMLHLLSAIIVWLVTGTTISSLNKWIFAVYNFRYPLLLSALHMLTAIVVDYGLIKLRVISCTGVAEQDLTPVAKCKIFLLSLTFCASIAFGNMGLNYVQLSFAQMIYTTTPLFTLAISTLILGKQHHILKYTAMMPICLGASFSIMGEVQYDQTGCLFVIAATMFRGVKSIQQSILLQEEKINSVFLLYLMSIPSFCILTVAALALENWALLESPLHYDRHLWVFILLSCLGSVLYNLASSCVITLTSAVTLHILGNLSVVGNLLLSQLLFGSELSALSCAGAALTLSGMLIYQNSELIVSYVDTRRAKTTDSQGGDKINDDEMRSRQQRTELEMKNKTD